The following are encoded in a window of bacterium genomic DNA:
- a CDS encoding EAL domain-containing protein, with protein MAKELVHQQLLRLEKALDTMQVGVTLTDVNRRIVYVNRAEAEMHGYTKEELIGEDATILAPEKIRTKPMDVETLKQLKSWRRESVNERKDGSTFPVEVLSDVVMNAQGAPIGLVTIARNITEQKRAEAKLMESEQRYALAVQGANDGIWDWSLQTDRIYFSDRWKLMLGYAPEEIEQTPEEWWSRVHPDDIDRLKRDLGEHLEGATQQFHTEHRMLHRDGDHRWMLARGVVVRDGQGVPVRIAGSLTDVTDRKVHDPLTGLPNRALLLDRLKSALRRQRRQQGQVCAILFLDLDRFKVVNDSLGHPAGDLLLQSVARVLRTVLRPSDTVARMGGDEFTILLDEVTEEGSASQVAERVLAELGQPFLVGEQEVFTTASIGIAFSSTGYEDPEDLLRDADTAMYRAKSQGTGRYQVFDRHMRRQAVDQLRVETDLRHALERGEFEVYYQPILDLQTDTIVGMEALIRWNHPERGLLRPHDFIETAEETGLILPIGRWVLAEACHQLARWRHKGDPAAGWKVSVNLSPKQFNHPRLVRDVTAAVEGAGVEPSRLQLEITESTFIENLEGTSSIIEALRKMGVAVAIDDFGTGYSSLGYLDRLPIDILKIDRSFISKLGMSGGKGEMVETILRMAQNLEIEVVAEGVETDNQLNTLKQLQCGFMQGYLFSRPATAEEIESRFAGD; from the coding sequence CCGGCGCATCGTCTACGTCAACCGGGCCGAAGCGGAGATGCACGGCTACACCAAAGAGGAGCTGATCGGTGAGGATGCGACGATTCTCGCGCCCGAGAAGATCCGCACCAAGCCGATGGATGTCGAGACCCTCAAGCAGCTCAAGAGCTGGCGCCGCGAAAGTGTCAACGAGCGTAAAGACGGTTCGACCTTTCCGGTCGAAGTGCTCTCCGACGTGGTCATGAACGCCCAAGGCGCTCCTATCGGCCTGGTGACGATCGCGCGCAACATCACCGAACAGAAGCGCGCGGAAGCCAAGCTCATGGAAAGCGAGCAACGCTACGCCCTCGCCGTTCAAGGAGCGAACGACGGGATCTGGGATTGGAGTCTTCAAACCGACCGGATCTACTTCTCCGATCGCTGGAAGTTGATGCTCGGCTACGCGCCCGAAGAGATCGAGCAAACGCCCGAGGAGTGGTGGTCCAGAGTTCACCCCGACGACATCGACCGACTGAAGCGAGACCTCGGAGAGCATCTCGAAGGGGCCACTCAGCAGTTTCACACGGAGCACCGCATGCTCCATCGCGATGGCGATCATCGCTGGATGCTGGCCCGCGGCGTCGTCGTCCGCGACGGCCAGGGCGTGCCGGTCCGGATCGCCGGCTCGCTCACCGACGTCACCGATCGCAAGGTCCACGACCCCCTGACCGGACTACCCAACCGAGCGCTCCTGCTCGATCGATTGAAGAGCGCACTGCGGCGGCAGCGCCGCCAGCAGGGCCAGGTATGCGCGATCCTGTTTCTCGACCTGGATCGGTTCAAGGTGGTCAACGACAGCCTCGGACACCCGGCAGGAGATCTGCTCCTGCAAAGCGTCGCGCGGGTTCTGCGCACCGTTCTGCGACCGAGCGACACCGTCGCCCGCATGGGAGGCGACGAGTTCACCATTCTCCTCGACGAAGTCACCGAGGAAGGAAGCGCGAGCCAGGTCGCCGAGCGCGTGCTCGCCGAGCTCGGTCAGCCCTTCTTGGTCGGCGAGCAAGAGGTCTTCACAACCGCGAGCATCGGCATCGCGTTCAGCTCGACCGGTTACGAGGACCCGGAGGACCTGCTCCGGGACGCGGACACCGCCATGTACCGCGCGAAATCGCAGGGCACCGGTCGATACCAGGTCTTCGACCGCCACATGCGCCGCCAGGCGGTCGATCAACTGCGCGTGGAAACCGACCTCCGGCACGCGCTCGAGCGCGGAGAGTTCGAGGTCTATTACCAGCCCATTCTCGACCTGCAGACGGACACGATCGTCGGCATGGAAGCGCTGATTCGCTGGAATCACCCCGAGCGCGGTCTGCTGCGCCCGCACGACTTCATTGAAACAGCCGAAGAAACCGGCCTGATCCTACCCATCGGCCGCTGGGTGCTGGCGGAGGCCTGCCACCAGCTTGCGAGGTGGCGGCACAAAGGGGACCCGGCCGCGGGGTGGAAGGTGAGCGTCAATCTCTCACCCAAACAGTTCAACCATCCCAGATTGGTGCGTGACGTGACGGCGGCAGTCGAGGGCGCGGGAGTCGAGCCAAGCCGGCTCCAGCTCGAAATCACCGAAAGCACCTTTATCGAGAATCTCGAGGGCACCTCCTCGATTATCGAGGCGTTGCGCAAGATGGGAGTCGCGGTCGCCATCGACGATTTCGGGACCGGCTACTCGTCTCTCGGTTATCTCGATCGCCTGCCGATCGACATCCTCAAGATCGACCGTTCTTTCATCAGCAAGCTCGGAATGTCGGGCGGCAAGGGCGAGATGGTCGAGACCATCCTGAGGATGGCCCAGAATCTCGAGATCGAGGTCGTCGCCGAGGGCGTCGAGACCGACAACCAGCTGAATACACTCAAGCAGTTGCAGTGCGGATTCATGCAGGGGTATCTGTTCAGCCGCCCGGCAACGGCCGAGGAGATTGAGTCCCGGTTCGCAGGCGACTGA
- the dnaE gene encoding DNA polymerase III subunit alpha — protein sequence MAARHHGGSRRDKGPPARDFGYGLEWLRTSPGARKEKVKERYYAPQGSHRGRLPYFELHAASAFSFLEGGSLPEDLIARAAELGLGAVALVDRNGVYGAPRFHQAAQKAGIKALVGAEVTLAANAPKVIPSVARHPSKPPTNTNRTVGERSLAALGMSRAAEAARLTLLVASRTGYRNLCRLSTAMARDHPKGEAVANWELIERYSRGLHCLAGGPQGLIADALASTGPKNGKSPAPDSARKVLERLRGLFPGRLHIEIQRHRQPRQEARNYFLLEQARAHRIPIVATNGVRYARPDDRRLYDVLTAVRHHTTLDQAGRLLDANRERHLKSAAEMAELFADLPEALHQTVELAESLDFTLSDLGYRFPDYPLPPGETEMSYLRHITWNEARARFRPLTSRAQRQIEHELAMIERLELAGYFLIVWDIIQFCKRENILAQGRGSAANSAVCYALSITAVDPVKMELLFERFLSEERGEWPDIDLDLPSGDQREKVIQYVYRRYGPHGAAMTANVITYRNRSAAREVAKALGFSLEQQNKLSKQLGSWHYDLVRGDPKSMADELKAAGFDPDSPRIRHFAEMWRRIHNIPRHLGQHSGGMVIAAGRLDEVVPLEPAAMEDRVVVQWDKDDCADLGIIKVDLLGLGMLQALEEVIPLIKTHENKDIDLAHLPADDPATYKMLREADTVGVFQVESRAQMASLPRNQPERFYDLVIQVAIIRPGPIVGGMVNPYFERRLGRQPVEYAHPCLEPILKRTLGVPIFQEQILRIAMEAAGFSGGEAEELRRAMGFKRSTERMHTIEQNLRQGMTERGITGDTQDAIVKSITSFALYGFPESHAASFALIAYASAYLRCHHPAAFCVALLNAWPMGFYHPATLVKDAQRHGVEARPADVNFSDWKCRCEEGAIRLGLRYIHGLRKQSGESIENARTTGPFKDAADLARRCDLREDELTHLAEAGALASLGLTRRQALWQVAWESKPSAPLFRDGDREQGRATSSPLPEMSAIEETFADYSTTGITTGVHPLAHIRKSLSRQGILQTATVGKVRNGERVRTAGTVIVRQRPGTAKGVLFITLEDESGMVQAIVRPDLLRKHRKTLIGSPGLIVEGTVQHRDGSLSIQGERFWPLPEIAPTPSHDFR from the coding sequence ATGGCGGCTCGTCATCATGGCGGGAGTCGGCGAGACAAAGGCCCGCCCGCTCGGGACTTCGGCTACGGCCTGGAGTGGCTGCGCACGTCTCCCGGAGCTCGCAAGGAAAAGGTCAAAGAGCGCTACTATGCCCCGCAAGGCTCGCATCGTGGTCGCCTTCCCTACTTCGAGTTGCACGCGGCCTCGGCGTTCTCTTTTCTCGAAGGGGGCTCCCTTCCCGAGGATCTGATCGCGCGCGCGGCCGAGCTCGGGCTCGGCGCCGTCGCCCTGGTCGACCGCAACGGGGTCTATGGCGCGCCCCGTTTCCACCAAGCCGCCCAAAAAGCCGGGATCAAGGCCCTGGTAGGAGCCGAGGTGACCTTGGCGGCGAACGCCCCCAAGGTCATTCCGAGCGTAGCGAGGCATCCCTCCAAGCCACCGACAAACACAAACCGAACGGTTGGCGAGAGATCCCTCGCTGCGCTCGGGATGAGTCGGGCAGCTGAAGCTGCCCGACTCACTCTCCTGGTCGCCAGCCGCACCGGTTACCGCAATCTGTGCAGGCTCTCGACCGCCATGGCGCGCGACCACCCCAAGGGCGAGGCCGTGGCGAACTGGGAGCTGATCGAACGCTATAGCCGCGGTCTCCACTGCCTGGCGGGTGGACCGCAAGGCTTGATTGCCGACGCCCTGGCTTCAACCGGCCCCAAAAACGGCAAGTCGCCCGCTCCGGATAGCGCACGGAAGGTTCTGGAACGCCTCCGAGGGCTCTTCCCCGGACGTTTGCACATCGAGATCCAGCGCCACCGGCAGCCCCGCCAGGAAGCACGAAACTATTTCCTCCTCGAACAAGCCCGCGCGCATCGTATTCCGATCGTGGCCACCAACGGGGTTCGTTACGCCCGCCCGGACGATCGCCGGCTCTACGATGTGCTGACCGCGGTTCGGCACCACACCACGCTCGACCAGGCCGGACGGTTGCTCGACGCCAACCGGGAACGCCATCTCAAAAGCGCCGCGGAGATGGCCGAGTTGTTCGCCGATCTACCCGAAGCCCTGCACCAGACCGTGGAGCTCGCCGAGAGTCTCGACTTCACGCTTTCCGACCTCGGTTATCGCTTCCCCGACTATCCCCTGCCACCCGGTGAAACCGAAATGTCGTATCTGCGCCACATCACCTGGAACGAAGCCCGCGCTCGATTCCGACCGCTCACCTCGCGCGCGCAAAGACAGATCGAGCACGAGTTGGCGATGATCGAAAGACTCGAACTGGCCGGATACTTCCTGATCGTCTGGGACATCATTCAGTTCTGCAAGCGCGAGAACATCTTGGCTCAAGGCCGGGGCTCGGCCGCAAACAGCGCCGTCTGCTATGCGCTCTCGATCACCGCGGTCGATCCGGTCAAGATGGAGCTGCTCTTCGAGCGATTTCTCTCCGAAGAGCGCGGCGAATGGCCGGACATCGATCTCGATCTTCCCTCCGGCGATCAACGCGAGAAGGTCATCCAGTACGTCTACCGGCGCTACGGACCCCACGGGGCCGCGATGACGGCCAATGTCATCACCTACCGCAATCGCTCGGCCGCCAGGGAAGTGGCCAAGGCCCTGGGTTTCTCGCTCGAACAACAGAACAAGCTGTCCAAGCAGCTGGGCAGCTGGCACTACGATCTCGTGCGCGGCGACCCCAAGTCGATGGCCGACGAGTTGAAGGCCGCCGGCTTCGACCCGGACAGCCCGCGGATTCGCCATTTCGCCGAGATGTGGCGTCGCATTCACAATATCCCGCGCCACCTGGGCCAGCATTCCGGCGGAATGGTGATCGCCGCCGGCCGTCTCGACGAAGTCGTACCGCTCGAGCCGGCGGCGATGGAAGATCGAGTCGTCGTCCAGTGGGACAAGGACGATTGCGCCGATCTCGGCATCATCAAGGTCGACCTTCTGGGACTGGGCATGCTGCAAGCGCTCGAAGAGGTTATTCCGCTGATCAAAACTCACGAGAACAAGGACATCGACCTCGCCCATCTGCCCGCGGATGATCCGGCCACCTACAAGATGCTGCGCGAAGCCGACACGGTCGGCGTCTTTCAGGTCGAAAGCCGCGCCCAGATGGCATCGCTACCGCGCAACCAGCCCGAGCGGTTCTATGACCTCGTGATCCAGGTCGCCATCATCCGACCGGGCCCAATTGTCGGCGGCATGGTAAATCCCTATTTCGAGCGCCGCCTCGGCCGGCAGCCGGTCGAGTACGCCCACCCTTGCCTCGAGCCGATCTTGAAACGCACCCTGGGAGTCCCTATCTTTCAAGAACAGATCTTGCGCATCGCCATGGAAGCGGCCGGCTTCTCCGGTGGCGAAGCCGAGGAACTGCGCCGCGCCATGGGCTTCAAGCGCTCGACCGAGCGCATGCACACGATCGAGCAGAACCTGCGCCAGGGCATGACCGAGCGCGGTATTACCGGCGATACCCAGGACGCGATCGTCAAATCCATCACATCATTCGCTCTCTACGGGTTCCCGGAATCGCATGCGGCGAGCTTCGCGCTGATCGCGTACGCCAGCGCGTACCTGAGATGCCATCACCCCGCCGCCTTTTGTGTGGCGCTGCTCAACGCCTGGCCGATGGGCTTCTATCACCCCGCCACCCTGGTCAAGGACGCCCAGCGGCACGGGGTCGAAGCCAGGCCGGCGGATGTCAACTTCTCGGACTGGAAATGCCGCTGCGAAGAGGGCGCCATACGGCTCGGCCTGCGTTACATCCACGGACTGCGCAAGCAATCCGGCGAGAGTATCGAAAATGCTCGAACCACCGGGCCGTTCAAGGACGCCGCCGACCTGGCCCGCCGATGCGATCTGCGCGAAGACGAGCTGACTCACCTCGCCGAAGCCGGTGCCCTGGCTTCTCTGGGGCTCACGCGGCGGCAGGCCCTATGGCAGGTAGCCTGGGAGTCCAAACCCAGCGCGCCTTTGTTTCGAGACGGCGATAGGGAACAAGGCCGCGCGACTTCGAGCCCATTGCCGGAGATGTCGGCTATCGAAGAGACCTTCGCGGACTACTCCACTACCGGCATCACGACCGGAGTGCATCCCTTGGCCCATATTCGAAAAAGCCTCAGCAGGCAGGGGATCCTGCAGACGGCGACGGTGGGAAAGGTCCGCAACGGAGAGAGAGTCCGAACCGCAGGGACGGTCATCGTCCGCCAGCGCCCGGGGACCGCAAAGGGCGTGCTTTTCATCACCTTGGAAGACGAATCCGGGATGGTGCAAGCCATCGTTCGGCCCGACTTGCTCCGGAAGCACCGCAAGACTCTGATCGGAAGTCCGGGACTGATCGTCGAAGGAACCGTTCAGCACCGGGACGGCTCGCTTTCGATCCAGGGCGAACGATTCTGGCCTTTACCGGAGATCGCCCCGACACCCAGCCACGACTTTCGCTAG